CCTTATTTTCCAAGGTAAAAGACCATCTGGATAAGGCCCACCAGAAATCCCAGGACACCGCCAATAATGGTGATGTATCCCAGTTCTTTTGAGGATACCCTGAGTACTATGTCCTCCAGTTGGTCAAGGTCATAGGATTCTATGTTCTTCACTATGATGTCCTTGAAGTCCACGTTCCTTTCGATCTCACAAATGAACTCACTTATCAGTTCGTCCTTATTGGCATTGATTGACTTCTTGACCCTGGAGTGCAGGTAAGCATTGATCGTAGTATTGATCCTGCCAAGTATCTCGCTTTTTCCATTGTACTCGGATGATTCAAAAAAACCGTCCACCATCTTATCTATCTCTGGCCCCAGGTCAAGTGCTTTTAGCACCTTGGTAAGGTCTTTCATTGAGATCAGTTCATCCTCTACCGTGGCAGCAATGCTTTCTGAAATATCGTTCCTGCGCTTTGGGAGCAGACCCTGTATCTTGAAGGGTCCGATGCCTATGGGCTTGTGGGGCCGAAAGAGCATCTTTACTGCGATATAATTGGTTGAGTATCCTATCAGGCACCCGATGATAGGGAAAAGGTAGGGGGCGTACTCCATATTAGTAGATATATGCCGGAATATAATTTAATGTTGGTGTAAGTCTGCCAGGGGTTTCTAGGTGGACAGAGGTCCGCATCCCTGGCATAGGTGTTGGTGTCAATTACGGTAAAAAATTGCAAATCAACTACGAAGCGAAGTCCGGAGTCAATTACGTTCTTATCCTTGATTAGGACATATAGATTTATTTACCGGTGAATCACCTTTACATTAACCTAAAAAAAGAATAATAGGAAATAAAATGCGTCTGATATATGAAAAACTGCTATCTGTACTTGGACACCAGCACTGGTGGCCGGCCGATACACCCTTTGAAGTGGTAGTTGGAGCACTACTGACCCAGCAGACCCGGTGGAGTAATGTAGAACAAGCTATCTCAAACCTGAAATCACATTCCCTGTTGGATTCAGACAGGCTTGCCTGTGCAGATACCCTAAAACTCGAAGAACTGGTCAGGTGTACAGGCTTCTACCGCCAGAAGGCCAGGCGGCTCAAGAACCTGGCCCGATATTTTTCCTTGCATGGTGATGCCATGTACGACAGGCCTGTGCAAGACCTGCGAAAGGACCTGCTTGAACTTGATGGTGTGGGGGAGGAGACCGCTGACAGCATTATACTTTATGCTATTAACAAGCCCAAGTTCGTGATCGATGCCTATACCCGCAGGATACTGGGATGCCTGGGTTTAAGTGGCAGCTACCGTTCGCTCCAGGAGATGTTTGAGTCGGAACTTAAACACGATACTGAGATGTTCAAAGAATACCATGCCCTGATAGTGGAATATGGTAAACAGTATT
The ANME-2 cluster archaeon DNA segment above includes these coding regions:
- a CDS encoding DUF445 family protein, yielding MEYAPYLFPIIGCLIGYSTNYIAVKMLFRPHKPIGIGPFKIQGLLPKRRNDISESIAATVEDELISMKDLTKVLKALDLGPEIDKMVDGFFESSEYNGKSEILGRINTTINAYLHSRVKKSINANKDELISEFICEIERNVDFKDIIVKNIESYDLDQLEDIVLRVSSKELGYITIIGGVLGFLVGLIQMVFYLGK
- a CDS encoding endonuclease, whose amino-acid sequence is MRLIYEKLLSVLGHQHWWPADTPFEVVVGALLTQQTRWSNVEQAISNLKSHSLLDSDRLACADTLKLEELVRCTGFYRQKARRLKNLARYFSLHGDAMYDRPVQDLRKDLLELDGVGEETADSIILYAINKPKFVIDAYTRRILGCLGLSGSYRSLQEMFESELKHDTEMFKEYHALIVEYGKQYCGKNRCDECVLVEK